One region of Rana temporaria chromosome 9, aRanTem1.1, whole genome shotgun sequence genomic DNA includes:
- the LOC120914055 gene encoding inter-alpha-trypsin inhibitor-like, translating into MKMFLLFFPALLTAVTGNPVKTGPEMFYQIAENFEVIKRFARSMGDAEGSGDTADDTLFTENRAGSCHLHPSPGPCSANITRYFYNTSSMACESFQYGGCIGNHNNFNTEQQCIQTCRTKAACRIPIATGSCNTSDTRWAFEENQSKCVTFQYGGCKGNSNHFYTEKECKHFCEVLIADEEGFI; encoded by the exons ATGAAGATGTTTCTACTTTTCTTTCCTGCCCTGCTAACAGCAGTGACCGGTAACCCTGTTAAGACAGGGCCAGAAATGTTCTACCAAATAGCGGAGAATTTTGAAGTCATAAAG AGATTTGCACGGTCAATGGGTGATGCAGAGGGCTCTGGAGACACTGCAGATGACACTCTATTCACTgaaaacagggcag GCTCATGTCACTTGCACCCAAGCCCTGGTCCTTGTTCTGCAAACATCACTCGCTATTTCTATAATACCTCGTCTATGGCTTGTGAGAGTTTCCAATATGGCGGCTGCATCGGAAACCACAACAATTTTAATACTGAACAGCAATGCATCCAGACATGCAGAACTAAGG CTGCCTGCCGTATTCCGATTGCCACAGGCTCATGCAATACATCTGACACCCGCTGGGCATTTGAAGAGAACCAAAGCAAGTGTGTCACCTTCCAATATGGAGGTTGCAAAGGAAACAGCAATCACTTTTACACAGAGAAAGAGTGCAAACATTTTTGTGAGGTGCTCATAGCAG ATGAAGAGGGATTTATATAA